One Epidermidibacterium keratini DNA segment encodes these proteins:
- a CDS encoding type II toxin-antitoxin system PemK/MazF family toxin: MVSRGEVYWCELGEPSGSAPAMRRPVVVIQAGGFNRSRIATTVVAVLTSNTALAAMPGNVFLPADVSGLPKDSVVNVSALATVDRRDLDPRAAGEVPAHLMRDVDAGLRTVLDLS, from the coding sequence GTGGTAAGTCGCGGGGAGGTGTACTGGTGTGAGCTGGGCGAGCCGTCCGGCAGCGCACCGGCGATGCGTCGACCCGTGGTCGTCATCCAGGCGGGCGGCTTCAACCGCAGCCGCATCGCCACGACCGTCGTGGCGGTTCTGACCTCGAATACCGCGCTGGCAGCGATGCCAGGCAATGTCTTCCTGCCTGCCGACGTGAGTGGGCTGCCCAAGGACTCCGTCGTCAACGTCTCCGCGTTGGCAACCGTCGACCGCCGCGATCTGGACCCACGTGCCGCCGGGGAAGTCCCGGCGCACCTCATGCGCGATGTCGACGCTGGCCTCCGGACGGTCCTGGATCTCTCCTAG
- a CDS encoding ribbon-helix-helix domain-containing protein yields the protein MKTAISVPDETFERIERVAKKHGINRSQFYATAAAKYADELESNELTAAINAVADAVNDDDSTTAARAAANRTLSDPITSQW from the coding sequence ATGAAGACAGCCATCTCAGTACCCGACGAGACGTTTGAGCGAATCGAGCGGGTGGCCAAAAAGCACGGGATCAACCGGTCGCAGTTCTACGCAACGGCCGCGGCGAAGTACGCCGACGAGCTGGAGTCGAACGAGCTCACCGCGGCAATCAATGCCGTGGCTGACGCCGTGAACGATGACGACTCGACCACTGCGGCACGTGCCGCCGCCAACCGGACCCTCAGCGACCCCATTACCTCGCAGTGGTAA
- a CDS encoding sensor histidine kinase yields MTEAIADPESAGWRRAPVTGGQRRADALGAVALFLLGILSLVLARAIGMWGGEAAAPAVSLGVLAVITLPLAWRRRAPSVVGVIVSVAFIVSGELRAQETLVANIALFCAIYTVGAWEPNRRRAFLVRVVVIAAMGIWLIVGMFRVATVDLGFEGSGLGALTPDVGFMLQNLLINVLYFAGAYWFGERTWNAAHQRAILNFRTTQLAASQERIAQQAVAIERLRIARELHDAVAHHVSLMGVQAAAARSVLPRDTDGATAQLVALEDSARAAVGELYALLGTLRDAEDPAAQDAAAPILGVEGLPALAAEAESAGLQVSLDSVGTPSPVPALVGLNLYRITQEALANVLKHAGPGTRVSLRVRYLPSLVELEVADDGAGRPRPSMPGAGLGLPGMRERVATLRGQVSAEPRSTGGYVVRAAIPLPTSPPAVDAPADEELSHR; encoded by the coding sequence ATGACTGAGGCCATCGCTGACCCCGAGTCGGCGGGTTGGCGCCGGGCGCCGGTGACCGGCGGCCAACGTCGCGCCGACGCCCTTGGCGCCGTCGCCCTTTTCCTGCTGGGCATCCTCTCGCTCGTGCTCGCCCGGGCGATCGGGATGTGGGGCGGCGAGGCCGCAGCCCCGGCCGTGTCGCTCGGCGTACTCGCCGTGATCACGCTTCCGCTCGCCTGGCGTCGCCGCGCCCCGTCGGTCGTCGGCGTCATCGTCTCGGTCGCCTTCATCGTCTCCGGCGAGCTGCGGGCTCAGGAGACCCTCGTCGCCAACATCGCGCTCTTCTGTGCGATCTACACCGTCGGCGCCTGGGAACCTAACCGTCGTCGTGCGTTCCTGGTGCGCGTCGTGGTCATCGCCGCGATGGGGATCTGGCTCATCGTCGGGATGTTTCGGGTCGCGACTGTCGATCTTGGATTCGAGGGATCAGGGCTCGGCGCCCTCACACCGGACGTTGGGTTCATGCTGCAGAACCTGCTGATCAACGTCCTCTACTTCGCCGGAGCCTACTGGTTCGGCGAGCGCACGTGGAACGCCGCGCACCAGCGCGCGATCTTGAACTTTCGCACGACGCAGCTGGCAGCCTCGCAGGAGCGCATCGCGCAACAGGCGGTCGCGATCGAGCGGCTGCGGATCGCTCGCGAGCTGCACGATGCCGTCGCTCACCACGTGTCGCTGATGGGCGTGCAGGCCGCGGCCGCGCGAAGCGTCTTGCCGCGCGACACCGACGGCGCCACGGCGCAGCTCGTCGCGCTGGAGGACTCCGCGCGCGCCGCGGTCGGCGAGCTCTACGCGCTGCTGGGCACCTTGCGCGACGCCGAGGACCCGGCCGCCCAGGACGCGGCGGCGCCGATCCTTGGCGTCGAAGGGCTCCCGGCGCTCGCCGCCGAGGCCGAGTCGGCCGGCCTGCAGGTGAGCCTGGACTCCGTCGGTACGCCGTCCCCGGTGCCTGCACTGGTCGGACTGAACCTCTACCGAATCACCCAGGAAGCGCTGGCCAACGTCCTCAAGCACGCCGGCCCCGGAACGCGGGTCAGCCTGCGGGTCCGCTACCTGCCGAGTCTGGTCGAGCTGGAGGTCGCCGATGACGGTGCCGGCCGGCCGAGGCCGAGTATGCCGGGCGCCGGGCTCGGCCTGCCGGGGATGCGCGAACGGGTGGCCACCCTGCGCGGACAGGTCAGCGCAGAGCCGCGCAGCACCGGCGGGTACGTCGTCCGTGCCGCCATCCCGCTGCCGACCTCACCGCCGGCGGTCGATGCGCCAGCCGATGAGGAGTTGTCGCACCGGTGA
- a CDS encoding response regulator gives MSERIRLVLVDDQHLMREGIRTILSVHDDLEIVGQASNGEEAIDVVRRTAPDVVCMDVEMPIMDGLEATRRLTNDPAVTARILMLTTFDREDYLMAALQAGASGFLLKNARPEQLVEGIRSIAGGEALLAPAVTMAVIRRVVEATPAAAQAVVPASAAHLTERELDVLRLLARGCSNEEIAEQLYVARATVKTHVSNVLAKLGLRDRVQAVAYAYRTGIVTPD, from the coding sequence GTGAGCGAACGCATCCGCCTGGTGCTGGTCGATGACCAGCACCTCATGCGAGAAGGCATCCGCACGATCCTGTCGGTGCACGACGACCTCGAGATCGTGGGGCAGGCCAGCAACGGTGAGGAGGCGATCGACGTCGTACGCCGTACTGCCCCGGATGTCGTATGCATGGACGTCGAGATGCCGATCATGGACGGCTTGGAAGCGACCCGACGGCTCACGAACGACCCGGCTGTGACCGCGCGGATCCTGATGCTGACGACCTTTGACCGCGAGGACTACCTGATGGCCGCGCTGCAAGCCGGCGCGAGCGGGTTCCTGCTGAAGAACGCGCGCCCGGAGCAGCTCGTCGAGGGCATCCGGTCCATCGCCGGCGGCGAGGCGCTGCTCGCACCCGCGGTGACGATGGCGGTCATCCGCCGGGTGGTCGAGGCGACTCCCGCGGCCGCGCAGGCGGTCGTCCCGGCGTCGGCGGCGCACCTGACCGAGCGAGAGCTCGACGTACTGCGGCTGCTTGCGCGAGGCTGCTCTAACGAGGAGATCGCCGAACAGCTCTACGTCGCCCGGGCGACGGTCAAGACGCATGTCTCCAACGTGCTCGCCAAGCTCGGCCTGCGCGACCGGGTCCAGGCCGTCGCCTACGCCTACCGCACCGGGATCGTCACCCCCGACTAG
- a CDS encoding ABC transporter ATP-binding protein has product MLNIQGISKSFNGRAALSDVSFDVAGGRLTGFVGGNGAGKTTAMRIMLGVLQPDSGQVLIDGHPVRGADLRGFGYMPEERGLYPKMELVDQLAYLARLHGVSKSVAVRRADDLLERFGLAERRRDKLESLSLGNQQRVQVAAALVHEPDVLVLDEPFSGLDPLAVDEVVAIIGEHAARGIPVLFSSHQLEVVERLSDDLVIIAGGQIRAADTREGLRARFSGNQWSLEATSDAGWVRDVPRVTVDELAGDNVIFTAPQEIAQQVLSQAVSRGAVRSFSPVRRSLGEIFRDVVVDVPRTESEAA; this is encoded by the coding sequence ATGCTCAACATCCAGGGAATATCGAAATCCTTCAACGGGCGTGCCGCGCTAAGCGACGTGAGCTTTGACGTCGCGGGTGGCCGGCTCACCGGCTTCGTCGGCGGCAACGGGGCAGGCAAGACGACGGCCATGCGGATCATGCTCGGCGTCCTGCAGCCCGACAGCGGCCAGGTGCTGATCGACGGGCACCCGGTGCGCGGCGCGGACCTGCGCGGCTTCGGCTACATGCCCGAGGAGCGTGGGCTGTATCCGAAGATGGAACTCGTCGACCAGCTGGCCTACCTCGCTCGGCTGCACGGCGTGAGCAAGAGTGTGGCCGTACGGCGCGCGGATGACCTGCTGGAGCGCTTCGGGCTCGCCGAGCGCCGCCGCGACAAGCTCGAGTCGCTGTCGTTGGGCAACCAGCAGCGCGTGCAGGTCGCCGCGGCGCTGGTGCACGAGCCCGACGTACTCGTCCTCGACGAACCCTTCTCCGGGCTCGACCCGCTGGCCGTCGACGAGGTCGTCGCGATCATCGGTGAACATGCCGCTCGCGGGATTCCGGTGCTGTTTTCCTCGCACCAGCTCGAGGTCGTCGAGCGGCTGAGCGACGATCTGGTCATCATCGCCGGCGGGCAGATCCGCGCCGCCGACACCCGCGAGGGGCTGCGGGCCCGGTTCTCCGGCAACCAGTGGTCGCTGGAAGCTACCTCCGATGCCGGCTGGGTGCGCGACGTACCCCGCGTCACGGTCGACGAGCTCGCTGGCGACAACGTCATCTTCACCGCGCCGCAGGAGATCGCGCAGCAGGTGCTGAGCCAGGCGGTCTCCCGCGGCGCGGTTCGTTCTTTCTCACCAGTACGCCGATCGCTCGGCGAGATCTTCCGGGACGTCGTCGTCGACGTTCCCCGCACGGAAAGCGAGGCAGCCTAA
- a CDS encoding ABC transporter permease, whose amino-acid sequence MSAPTTTPTTNVHDSRDQQLSGWNATLLVAEREILTQVRSKSFLVSNAITLLLIVGGIILASVIGSNSDPGRVAVVGTPPAALEQAEDLEIVESGDQQAAESQLRAEEVEAVIVADDSELGYRVIALSEEPTDVVNALAVRPDVELLDPASASEGLRSLIAIAFGLVFMMATIGSGMMIMQNTIQEKQSRIVEILLAAVPARALLGGKILGNSVIGVASAIAMAAAAALGLLVTGQGELLSMISAPLIWFVVFFVFGFVLVASVFAAGASLVSRQEDAGSVMTPAMMMVMIPYFGAVFFADNPVVMTILSYVPFSAPVAMPVRMFLGEAQWWEPMLALGLLAACTVGVVAIAARIYTGSLLRTGSRVKVSEALGRK is encoded by the coding sequence ATGAGCGCACCCACGACCACCCCCACGACGAACGTGCACGACTCGCGCGACCAGCAGCTCTCGGGCTGGAATGCGACGCTGTTGGTCGCCGAGCGCGAGATCCTCACCCAGGTGCGCTCGAAGTCCTTCCTGGTCTCCAACGCGATCACCCTCTTGCTGATCGTTGGCGGGATCATCCTGGCGAGCGTGATCGGCTCGAACTCCGACCCCGGCAGGGTCGCCGTCGTCGGCACACCGCCGGCGGCGCTGGAGCAGGCCGAGGACCTCGAGATCGTCGAGTCCGGCGACCAGCAGGCCGCCGAAAGCCAGCTGCGCGCTGAGGAGGTCGAGGCGGTCATCGTGGCCGACGACTCCGAGCTCGGCTACCGCGTCATCGCGCTGAGTGAGGAGCCGACCGATGTCGTCAACGCGCTCGCCGTCCGTCCCGACGTCGAGCTGCTCGACCCGGCATCGGCGTCGGAAGGGTTGCGCAGCCTGATCGCTATCGCGTTCGGTCTCGTGTTCATGATGGCCACGATCGGTTCCGGCATGATGATCATGCAAAACACCATCCAGGAGAAGCAGTCGCGGATCGTGGAGATCCTGCTGGCCGCCGTACCGGCGCGGGCTCTGCTCGGCGGCAAGATCCTCGGTAACTCGGTGATCGGCGTCGCCAGCGCGATCGCGATGGCCGCCGCCGCGGCACTGGGTTTGCTCGTGACCGGGCAGGGTGAGCTGCTGAGCATGATCAGCGCGCCGCTGATCTGGTTTGTGGTGTTCTTCGTCTTCGGCTTCGTGTTGGTGGCGAGCGTCTTTGCCGCGGGTGCCTCGCTCGTCTCGCGCCAGGAGGACGCCGGGTCGGTCATGACGCCGGCGATGATGATGGTGATGATCCCGTATTTCGGCGCGGTCTTCTTTGCCGACAACCCGGTCGTCATGACGATCCTGTCGTACGTGCCGTTCAGCGCGCCGGTTGCCATGCCGGTGCGGATGTTCCTCGGCGAGGCGCAGTGGTGGGAGCCGATGCTCGCGCTCGGGCTGCTGGCCGCGTGCACGGTCGGCGTCGTCGCGATCGCGGCGCGGATCTACACCGGATCGCTCTTGCGCACCGGTTCGCGGGTCAAGGTCAGCGAGGCGCTAGGCCGCAAGTAG
- a CDS encoding ABC transporter ATP-binding protein codes for MSTPVNTPADSDWRGVAAEDKQDLDPEVSLLLRGRSRRLLGSLLRPHKRALWFVGTVIVLQNLATLAGPWLVSVGIDTALPELRAGNWTPIWMVFSAMLGAALLAAGLRRYFLRTLGRIGQQVLLALRRKLFLHFQHLPLAFHDRYTSGRVISRQTSDIESLNELLDAGLDGLVSALLTIFSVTVILLLMDPELAIVVLLSIPVVLLILRWFRVHSTIAYRRTRETNAALIVQFVETFGGIRAVQAFRREPRNDTIFAELNTDNRHAHMRAFWLFSIFVPGIRMTGSVATAVCMVYGGLRVMDGDMQIGVLAAFLLYLRQFFDPLADLGMFFNSYQSGMAALEKLSGVLEEESTVPAATDPKPLPKARGAVQFDDVHFAYRPEAGDVLPRLDLTLEAGHTVALVGATGAGKSTLARLVSRFYDPQHGAVRLDGIDLRELSDDDLRRAVVMVTQESFLFSGSVADNIAIGKPDATREEIVAAAQAIGAHDFIARLPDGYDTDVRKRGGRLSAGQRQLVAFARAFLADPAVLILDEATSSLDVPSERLVQNALRTILSGRTAVIIAHRLSTVEIADRVLVMEHGEVVEDGTPADLIGGTGRFAALHDAWRESLV; via the coding sequence ATGAGTACGCCGGTCAACACGCCTGCCGACTCCGACTGGCGCGGCGTCGCCGCCGAGGACAAGCAGGACCTCGACCCCGAGGTCTCGCTGCTGCTGCGCGGCCGCTCGCGCCGGCTGCTCGGCTCGCTGCTGCGCCCGCACAAGCGCGCACTGTGGTTCGTCGGCACGGTCATCGTGCTGCAAAACCTCGCCACGCTCGCCGGTCCGTGGCTGGTCAGCGTCGGCATCGACACCGCCCTGCCGGAGCTGCGCGCCGGCAACTGGACGCCGATCTGGATGGTCTTCAGCGCGATGCTCGGGGCCGCGCTACTGGCCGCGGGCCTGCGTCGTTACTTCCTGCGCACCCTCGGCCGGATCGGTCAGCAGGTGCTACTTGCCTTACGCCGCAAGCTGTTTCTGCACTTCCAGCATCTGCCGCTGGCCTTCCACGACCGCTACACCTCGGGCCGGGTGATCTCTCGGCAGACCAGCGACATCGAGAGCCTCAACGAGCTGCTCGACGCCGGCCTCGACGGCCTGGTCAGCGCGCTGCTCACCATCTTCAGCGTGACCGTGATCCTGCTGCTCATGGATCCTGAGCTCGCGATCGTCGTCTTGCTCTCGATCCCCGTCGTACTGCTGATCCTGCGGTGGTTCCGGGTCCACTCGACCATCGCCTATCGGCGCACGCGCGAGACCAATGCCGCGCTGATCGTGCAGTTTGTCGAGACGTTCGGCGGGATCCGCGCGGTGCAGGCCTTCCGCCGCGAACCGCGCAACGACACCATCTTCGCCGAGCTCAACACCGACAACCGGCACGCCCACATGCGGGCGTTCTGGCTGTTCAGCATCTTCGTGCCCGGGATCCGGATGACCGGCAGCGTCGCGACGGCGGTCTGCATGGTGTACGGCGGACTGCGCGTGATGGACGGCGACATGCAGATCGGCGTACTCGCGGCGTTTTTGCTCTACCTGCGGCAGTTCTTTGACCCGCTGGCCGACCTCGGGATGTTCTTCAACTCCTACCAGTCGGGAATGGCGGCGCTGGAGAAGCTGTCCGGCGTACTCGAGGAAGAGTCCACGGTCCCCGCGGCGACCGACCCGAAACCGCTGCCGAAGGCGCGCGGGGCGGTGCAGTTCGACGACGTGCACTTCGCCTACCGGCCGGAGGCCGGCGACGTACTGCCGCGGCTGGACCTCACGCTGGAGGCCGGGCACACCGTCGCTCTCGTTGGCGCCACCGGTGCCGGCAAGAGCACGCTCGCCCGACTGGTCAGCCGGTTCTACGACCCGCAGCATGGGGCGGTGCGGCTCGACGGTATCGACCTTCGCGAGCTCAGTGACGACGACCTGCGCCGTGCGGTGGTGATGGTGACCCAGGAGAGCTTCCTGTTTTCCGGGTCGGTCGCCGACAACATCGCGATCGGCAAACCCGACGCGACGCGCGAGGAGATTGTCGCTGCGGCGCAAGCAATCGGCGCGCATGACTTCATCGCCCGGCTGCCCGACGGCTACGACACCGACGTCCGAAAGCGCGGTGGCCGGCTCTCTGCCGGCCAGCGTCAGCTCGTCGCGTTTGCCCGTGCGTTCCTCGCCGACCCGGCCGTGCTGATCCTCGACGAGGCCACTTCCTCGCTCGACGTACCCAGCGAGCGACTCGTGCAAAACGCGCTGCGCACGATCCTCTCCGGCCGGACTGCGGTGATCATCGCCCACCGCCTGTCGACGGTCGAGATCGCCGACCGCGTTCTGGTGATGGAGCACGGCGAGGTCGTCGAGGACGGTACGCCGGCCGACCTGATCGGTGGCACCGGCCGGTTCGCGGCACTGCACGACGCGTGGCGAGAGAGCCTGGTCTAG
- a CDS encoding ABC transporter ATP-binding protein codes for MTNPGPDDDKQTGSMRDLGRLLPWVRPYTFQMVVLFSAALIGTLAGLVIPALTRYVIDGPIAHGDRAGLWWLGLLALAFGAVEAFLIYLRRLMLSKAALRIEADLRDDLYGHLQRLPVSFHDRWQSGQLLSRASTDLSVIRRFIGFGLVFLVVNGLTFLVVVVMLIAAYWPLGVLVLISAIPLIVMLFRFEKEYSVISRAQQDQLGELTTVIEEGATGIRILKAFGRARMAYTRFDGGAQKLYGIELRRVTVLANIWAAIEMHPQIVLSMIVLGGSIAVAQGAMTLGTLVAFSALFLLLLWPIASLGFLLAMAQEAATATRRIFEVLDTPSDITSPSNPLDPPPAGKARLEFRDVGFRFADSDEFIVRHLDLAIEPGETLALVGATGTGKTTITAFVPRLYDVTEGAVLLDGVDIRELSLERLRSDVAMAFEDPTLFSASVRENLTLGRPDASDEQITEAIEIAQAGFVYDLPWGLDTRVGEQGMSLSGGQRQRLALARAVLGRPRVLVLDDPLSALDIHTEGLVEQALRRVLADTTGLVVAHRPSTVLLADRVAFLQDGTIAAIGTHSQLLAEVAAYRDILSSDADEASDLEEAAR; via the coding sequence ATGACGAACCCCGGACCTGACGACGATAAACAGACCGGCAGCATGCGAGACCTCGGTCGGCTGCTGCCGTGGGTCCGCCCCTATACCTTCCAGATGGTGGTGCTGTTCAGCGCCGCGCTCATTGGCACCCTCGCGGGGCTGGTGATCCCCGCGCTCACCCGTTACGTCATCGACGGCCCGATCGCGCACGGCGACCGCGCCGGGCTCTGGTGGCTCGGGCTGCTCGCGCTCGCCTTCGGCGCGGTCGAGGCGTTCTTGATCTACCTGCGCCGCCTGATGCTGTCGAAGGCCGCGCTGCGGATCGAGGCCGACCTGCGCGATGACCTCTACGGGCATCTGCAGCGGCTGCCGGTGTCTTTTCACGACCGCTGGCAGTCCGGGCAGCTGCTCAGCCGCGCATCCACCGACCTGTCGGTGATCCGCCGGTTCATCGGCTTCGGGCTGGTCTTTCTCGTGGTCAACGGCCTGACCTTCCTGGTCGTCGTCGTGATGCTGATTGCGGCGTACTGGCCACTCGGCGTCCTCGTCCTCATCTCAGCGATCCCGTTGATCGTGATGCTGTTTCGGTTCGAGAAGGAGTACTCCGTCATCTCCCGAGCGCAGCAGGACCAGCTCGGCGAGCTGACGACGGTGATCGAGGAGGGCGCCACCGGCATCCGGATCCTCAAAGCGTTCGGGCGCGCCCGGATGGCCTACACCCGATTCGACGGCGGCGCGCAAAAGCTCTACGGAATCGAGCTGCGCCGGGTCACCGTGCTGGCCAACATCTGGGCCGCGATCGAGATGCACCCGCAGATCGTCCTGTCGATGATCGTGCTCGGCGGCAGTATCGCTGTCGCCCAGGGTGCGATGACGCTCGGCACGCTCGTCGCGTTTTCCGCACTGTTTCTGCTGCTGCTGTGGCCGATCGCCTCGCTCGGCTTCCTGCTGGCCATGGCGCAGGAGGCAGCGACCGCGACCCGCCGCATCTTCGAGGTGCTCGACACGCCCTCCGACATCACGTCGCCCTCCAACCCGCTCGATCCGCCCCCGGCTGGCAAGGCCCGGCTGGAGTTTCGCGACGTCGGCTTTCGCTTCGCCGACTCCGACGAGTTCATCGTGCGCCACCTCGACCTCGCAATCGAGCCCGGCGAGACGCTCGCGCTGGTCGGCGCGACCGGCACCGGCAAGACGACGATCACCGCGTTCGTCCCCCGGTTGTACGACGTGACCGAGGGCGCCGTGCTGCTCGACGGCGTCGACATCCGCGAGCTGTCGCTGGAGCGTCTGCGCAGCGACGTCGCGATGGCCTTCGAGGACCCGACGCTGTTTTCGGCGAGCGTGCGCGAAAACCTGACGCTCGGACGGCCCGACGCGAGCGACGAGCAGATCACCGAGGCGATCGAGATCGCGCAGGCCGGGTTCGTGTACGACCTGCCGTGGGGGCTCGACACCCGCGTCGGCGAGCAGGGCATGTCGCTATCCGGCGGCCAACGACAGCGGCTCGCGCTCGCCCGCGCCGTACTCGGCCGGCCCCGCGTGCTCGTGCTCGACGACCCACTCTCGGCACTCGACATCCACACCGAGGGCTTGGTCGAGCAGGCGCTGCGCCGCGTGCTCGCCGACACCACCGGGCTCGTCGTCGCGCACCGCCCCTCGACCGTGCTGCTGGCCGACCGCGTCGCGTTCTTACAAGACGGCACGATCGCCGCGATCGGCACCCACTCGCAGCTGTTGGCTGAGGTTGCGGCATACCGCGACATCCTCAGTTCCGACGCCGACGAGGCCAGCGACCTTGAGGAGGCGGCGCGATGA
- the sepH gene encoding septation protein SepH — protein sequence MRPLRFVALSEDGTQLVLAPDVPEAIDSGERFILTVDDRLRAAARGDLTRMGQIELEIESQLRPREIQARIRAGETPDSVAAAAGIRIERVMSYAHPVLQERAQIAQRAQTARVKIEGNDAAYPTLLELIESRMLVAGIDDTDIDWDARRLESGDWEVSSTWQNDDKMVTARWRYDLRNSIVHPGNKDTIEMVEPKRALAAVPTPVDDPSLDEDPTGPIPLVRDSAPAEPDRPRRPKRRAPERDVGLEQLFLDEEYDDAGDPGAGGNADRRPELREYDDELIEPATGEFELADEREYAEPPRGRGRSSRPEDAADTEPSDNTAGNDVDDSDEDAEAAPRSGGDKKPRIPSWDDIVFGVKRRK from the coding sequence ATGCGGCCCCTACGCTTTGTCGCACTCTCCGAGGACGGCACGCAGCTCGTGCTCGCCCCCGACGTACCCGAGGCGATCGACAGCGGTGAGCGCTTCATCCTGACCGTCGACGACCGCCTGCGCGCCGCCGCCCGCGGCGACCTGACGCGCATGGGTCAGATCGAGCTCGAGATCGAGTCGCAGCTGCGTCCGCGCGAGATCCAGGCGCGCATCCGCGCCGGCGAGACCCCCGACTCCGTCGCCGCCGCCGCCGGTATCCGCATCGAGCGCGTCATGAGCTACGCCCATCCGGTGCTGCAGGAGCGCGCCCAGATCGCCCAGCGGGCCCAGACCGCCCGCGTCAAGATCGAGGGCAACGACGCGGCGTACCCCACGCTGCTCGAGCTCATCGAGAGCCGGATGCTGGTCGCCGGGATCGATGACACTGACATCGACTGGGATGCCCGCCGCCTGGAGTCCGGCGACTGGGAGGTCAGCAGCACCTGGCAGAACGACGACAAGATGGTGACCGCCCGCTGGCGCTACGACCTGCGCAACAGCATCGTGCACCCGGGCAACAAGGACACCATCGAGATGGTCGAGCCCAAGCGGGCATTGGCCGCCGTACCCACGCCGGTCGACGACCCGTCGCTGGACGAGGACCCCACCGGCCCGATCCCGCTCGTCCGCGACAGCGCACCTGCCGAGCCGGACCGCCCGCGACGACCGAAGCGCCGCGCCCCCGAACGCGACGTCGGCCTTGAGCAGTTGTTCCTGGACGAGGAGTACGACGATGCCGGCGATCCGGGAGCCGGCGGCAACGCCGACCGGCGCCCCGAGCTGCGCGAGTACGACGACGAGCTGATCGAACCGGCCACCGGCGAGTTCGAGCTTGCCGACGAGCGCGAGTACGCCGAGCCCCCGCGCGGCCGTGGGCGGTCCTCCCGCCCCGAGGATGCTGCCGATACCGAGCCGAGCGATAACACCGCCGGCAACGACGTCGACGACTCCGACGAGGACGCCGAGGCTGCGCCGCGCAGCGGCGGCGACAAGAAGCCACGCATCCCCAGCTGGGACGACATCGTGTTCGGGGTCAAGCGCCGCAAATAA
- the serC gene encoding phosphoserine transaminase has translation MTEPIVLPPDLLPSDGRFGSGPSRTRYEALADFGQVAPNYIGTSHRQDQIRALVRMIRLGLLEFFNAPEGYEVVLGNGGSTAFWDAAAFGLIERRSQHLAFGEFGTKFAKAVAIEPFLEDPNVITAEPGTASTPVAEPGIDVYAWPQNETSTGVCVPVERVVGTDDGALMLIDGTSGAAGPAIDLSQTDGYYFAPQKGFAGEGGLWVAVLSPAAIERIERISASDRAIPPFLDLKLALENSRKDQTYNTPSIYTVFMLAHQVDWLLGEGGMAWADRRTRESAKVLYDWAEASDFATPFVRDPALRSPVVGTIDFRDDVDAAQIAATLRANGILDTEPYRGLARNQMRVGMFVTTPPEDVAALTRSIDYIVERL, from the coding sequence ATGACCGAACCGATCGTGCTGCCCCCGGACCTGCTGCCCTCCGACGGCCGGTTTGGCAGCGGTCCGAGCCGCACCCGGTATGAGGCCCTCGCCGACTTCGGCCAGGTCGCCCCCAACTACATCGGCACCTCACACCGCCAAGACCAGATCCGCGCCCTCGTGCGGATGATCCGCCTGGGGCTGCTGGAGTTCTTCAACGCTCCCGAAGGCTACGAGGTCGTGCTCGGCAATGGCGGCTCGACCGCCTTCTGGGACGCCGCGGCATTCGGGCTGATCGAGCGCCGCTCGCAGCACCTGGCGTTTGGCGAGTTCGGCACGAAGTTTGCCAAAGCCGTGGCGATCGAGCCCTTCCTCGAAGACCCGAACGTGATCACGGCCGAGCCCGGCACGGCGAGTACGCCGGTCGCCGAGCCGGGGATCGATGTCTACGCCTGGCCGCAGAACGAGACCTCCACCGGGGTCTGCGTCCCGGTCGAGCGCGTCGTCGGGACTGACGACGGCGCCCTGATGCTCATCGACGGCACCTCCGGCGCCGCCGGCCCGGCCATCGACCTGAGCCAGACCGACGGCTACTACTTCGCGCCGCAGAAGGGCTTCGCCGGTGAAGGCGGGCTCTGGGTCGCCGTACTCTCCCCCGCCGCGATCGAGCGGATCGAACGCATCTCGGCTTCGGACCGGGCGATCCCGCCGTTCCTGGACCTGAAGCTCGCGCTGGAGAACTCGCGCAAGGACCAGACCTACAACACCCCGTCGATCTACACCGTCTTCATGCTCGCCCACCAGGTCGACTGGCTGCTGGGCGAAGGCGGCATGGCGTGGGCCGATCGGCGTACTCGCGAGTCGGCGAAGGTCCTGTATGACTGGGCCGAGGCGAGCGATTTTGCGACCCCGTTTGTGCGCGACCCCGCACTGCGCTCGCCGGTCGTCGGCACGATCGACTTCCGCGACGACGTCGACGCGGCGCAGATCGCAGCGACCCTGCGCGCCAATGGGATCCTGGACACCGAGCCCTACCGCGGGCTGGCCCGCAACCAGATGCGGGTCGGCATGTTCGTCACGACGCCGCCTGAGGACGTCGCGGCCCTCACCCGCAGCATCGACTACATCGTCGAGCGGCTCTGA